From the Babylonia areolata isolate BAREFJ2019XMU chromosome 33, ASM4173473v1, whole genome shotgun sequence genome, one window contains:
- the LOC143276841 gene encoding uncharacterized protein LOC143276841 yields MADENRRDGQTPEPKPASTEQQGNVSLHSVSSHNSTSDSKDKAREASPEPPRKPETPRKDEEPKKGEEKEEPSKAADDPKPEPPKAKTDDEAPKRETKKEEKVEKEDVKKEQVKKEEEKKEEPPKTEAKKPEERKPEAKKPEERKPEAKKPEERRPIKPEPKKDPPRRNDGRGKTDETETSKKGGAAAKTDNKPTQEKPELSEVRPRQKVEFFKEELRRLQDNLKRESSKIVAPKQREFKPFIFSTLEPYYNTHTTRFLIEMVGVTQREFKPFIFSTLEPYYNTHTTRFLIEMVGVTQREFKPFIFSTLEPYYNTHTTRVLIEMPEESEQLSRYTCSSRSTAQGLTDPWVDLRMDTQILPHISSRPTTRSDTKSRRSKSRKGTEPSRKEGSTRLPKFPVVAMETKDLVNKQLYYSDVPTLRKELKTMHTAQARNRRDTDYKRTQQDFYRMDLDRLDQVPEGNRQHLTSTYMAYLNTPGSRRAVTECVRTVQGH; encoded by the exons ATGGCTGACGAAAATCGTCGTGATGGACAG ACTCCAGAACCCAAGCCCGCCAGCACAGAGCAGCAAGGCAACGTAAGTCTTCACAGCGTCTCCAGTCACAACAGCACTTCCGATTCTAAGGACAAAGCTCGAGAAGCCTCTCCGGAACCACCCAGAAAACCCGAAACCCCTCGCAAAGACGAGGAACccaagaagggagaagagaaagaagaacccTCAAAGGCTGCAGACGACCCTAAGCCAGAACCCCCGAAAGCCAAAACCGACGACGAAGCGCCTAAACGGGaaacaaagaaggaggagaaggttgagAAGGAAGACGTGAAGAAGGAACAAgtcaaaaaagaggaagagaagaaggaggaacctCCAAAAACGGAAGCCAAGAAACCGGAAGAGAGGAAACCGGAAGCCAAGAAACCGGAAGAGAGGAAACCGGAAGCCAAGAAACCGGAAGAGAGGAGACCGATCAAACCGGAACCCAAAAAGGATCCGCCCAGGAGAAATGATGGACGTGGCAAGACGGATGAAACAG aaacgtCCAAGAAAGGAGGGGCAGCCGCCAAGACCGACAACAAACCGACGCAAGAGAAACCCG AGCTGAGCGAGGTCAGGCCCCGCCAGAAGGTGGAGTTCTTCAAGGAGGAGCTGAGGAGGCTGCAGGACAACCTGAAGAGGGAGTCCTCGAAGATCGTGGCCCCCAAGCAACGGGAGTTCAAACCTTTCATCTTCAGCACGCTGGAGCCTTactacaacactcacaccacgCGATTCTTGATTGAGATGGTgggtgtgaca CAACGGGAGTTCAAACCTTTCATCTTCAGCACGCTGGAGCCTTactacaacactcacaccacgCGATTCTTGATTGAGATGGTgggtgtgaca CAACGGGAGTTCAAACCCTTCATCTTCAGCACGCTGGAGCCTTactacaacactcacaccacgAGAGTTTTGATTGAGATG cccGAGGAGTCAGAGCAGCTGTCCAGGTACACGTGCTCCAGTCGCAGCACGGCTCAGGGACTGACGGACCCGTGGGTGGACCTGAGGATGGACACCCAGATCCTGCCTCACATCTCCTCCCGTCCTACTACCCGCTCTGACACCAAgagcaggag ATCCAAGTCCAGGAAGGGGACAGAACCCAGCCGCAAAGAGGGCAGCACCCGTCTGCCCAAGTTTCCGGTGGTTGCCATGGAAACCAAAGACTTGGTCAACAAGCAGTTGTACTACAGTGACGTGCCTACACTCAG GAAGGAACTGAAGACCATGCACACGGCGCAAGCGCGAAACCGGAGAGATACGGATTACAAACGGACCCAGCAGGACTTTTACCGGATGGACCTAGACAGACTGGATCAGGTGCCTGAAGGGAACCGCCAACATCTAACCTCGACCTACATGGCTTACCTCAACACTCCAGGAAGTCGACGTGCTGTCACTGAATGCGTCAGAACCGTACAGGGACattga